The Deltaproteobacteria bacterium genome includes the window AGGTCGGCATGATGCGGTGGCGCAGCACATCGAGTCCCACGTCCTTGATGTCCTGCGGCGTCACAAAGGTGCGGCCCTGCAGCATCGCGTTGACCCGAGCGGCGCGCTCCATGCTGATCGATGCCCGCGGCGAAGCTCCCACATGCACCAAGGTGGCAAGGTCTTTCAGGCCAAAGCTAGCCGGATCCCGTGTGGCAAAGACCAACTGCACGATGTAGCGACGCACTTTGTCTGCGACATGCAGCCTGCTGGTGAAATCGCGCATCTTTATCAGCGTCTCTCCGTCGAGCACCTTGGTGATAGGCGTATCTTTGAAGGCCACCGAGCGACTGATGACCTCAAACTCGTCCTCCGGTGTGCCGTAGCCAACCTTGATCTTAAACAGGAAGCGGTCCATCTGCGCTTCTGGCAAAGGGTACGTCCCCTCTTGCTCAATAGGGTTCTGCGTTGCCAACACTAAAAAGGGGCGCGTCAGCTGGTAGGACTGGTCACCAATAGTTACCTGACGCTCTTGCATGGCCTCCAGTAAGGCCGACTGTACCTTGGCTGGGGCGCGGTTGATCTCGTCTGCCAGCACCAGATTGGCGAAGACGGGGCCCTTCCGTACCTTAAACTCGCCGCTGCGCGGGTCGTAAATTTGCGTCCCAATGACGTCCGCAGGGAGGAGGTCTGGCGTAAACTGAATCCGGCCAAAACTAAGCGTGGCTGCCTCGGCCAAGGTCTTGATCGTGGTCGTTTTGGCAAGTCCGGGCAGACCCTCGAGCAGTACGTGACCCTCAGCGATGATCGCCATGAGTAGTCTCTGCACCACGTCACGCTGGCCGACAATGCGATGGCTAATTTCCGCCATCGCTTTTTCAGCGGTAGCGGCATAACTGCGGGCTTCGTGTTCAAGGTTGTCGGTCGCTGCGTCGTAACTCATTGCAAATTCCCTCTTATTGTGAGGTA containing:
- a CDS encoding MoxR family ATPase encodes the protein MSYDAATDNLEHEARSYAATAEKAMAEISHRIVGQRDVVQRLLMAIIAEGHVLLEGLPGLAKTTTIKTLAEAATLSFGRIQFTPDLLPADVIGTQIYDPRSGEFKVRKGPVFANLVLADEINRAPAKVQSALLEAMQERQVTIGDQSYQLTRPFLVLATQNPIEQEGTYPLPEAQMDRFLFKIKVGYGTPEDEFEVISRSVAFKDTPITKVLDGETLIKMRDFTSRLHVADKVRRYIVQLVFATRDPASFGLKDLATLVHVGASPRASISMERAARVNAMLQGRTFVTPQDIKDVGLDVLRHRIMPTYEAEAEGVTTDDIVRRIFARVDVP